The proteins below come from a single Triplophysa rosa linkage group LG12, Trosa_1v2, whole genome shotgun sequence genomic window:
- the rcn2 gene encoding reticulocalbin-2, which yields MAPNSSENLNNPPFTPFTMKGSVVLLLLVCCASGATGNQIIQEDHLVKHNHEHNANAFLGSEDNNEIRKLSPTEQRNILLEIVEKIDTDSDIYLSPEEITLWIQRVYRSYALHDAEERFPEFDFNSDGLVSWDEYNAVTHGHTVKVDEDAVLEDAEEESLRFLHAKEKRRFDYADMDGSGGLNLTEFLAFTHPSEVDHMADFAIEDVLSEYDLDKDGFISLSEFIGDLRANEQDEPSQWEVEEVVRFKDLYDQDKDGKLNRDEQLRWVAPNSYGTAREEAIHLIQEMDQDGDERLSVTEILKKQDTFMHSEVTDYGRQLHVPHDEL from the exons ATGGCACCAAACTCATCTGAAAATTTGAATAATCCGCCTTTTACAc cgTTTACAATGAAAGGCTCTGTTGTGTTATTGCTTCTGGTGTGTTGTGCATCAGGAGCTACTGGAAACCAAATTATCCAAGAAGACCATTTAGTCAAACACAATCATGAGCATAATGCAAACGCCTTCCTTGGCTCAGAG GACAACAATGAAATACGGAAACTCAGTCCAACTGAGCAGCGAAATATACTGTTGGAGATAGTGGAAAAGATTGATACAGATTCTGATATCTACCTTTCACCAG AGGAAATCACATTATGGATACAGAGGGTATACAGAAGTTATGCGCTGCATGATGCTGAGGAACGTTTCCCCGAGTTTGACTTCAACAGCGATGGTCTGGTGTCTTGGGATGAATACAACGCAGTTACGCATGGTCATACTGTGAAGGTGGATGAAGATGCTGTTCTTGAGGACGCAGAGGAAGAATCCCTCAGATTT CTCCATGCAAAGGAAAAAAGACGTTTTGACTATGCTGATATGGATGGCTCAGGTGGTTTGAATTTAACAGAGTTTCTAGCATTTACTCATCCATCTGAGGTGGATCACATGGCT GATTTTGCTATTGAAGATGTGCTTAGTGAATATGACTTGGATAAAGATGGATTTATCAGCTTAAGTGAATTCATTGGAGATCTCAGAGCAAATG AGCAGGACGAACCTTCACAGTGGGAAGTTGAGGAAGTTGTGCGCTTTAAAGATCTGTACGACCAGGATAAAGATGGCAAACTGAACCGGGATGAACAGCTTCGCTGGGTTGCTCCAAACAGCTATGGTACTGCACGAGAAGAG GCTATTCATCTTATCCAGGAAATGGACCAAGATGGTGATGAAAGGCTCTCAGTGACAGAGATTCTTAAAAAGCAAGACACATTCATGCACAGTGAAGTCACAGATTATGGCCGACAGCTCCATGTGCCACATGATGAACTGTAA
- the pik3c2a gene encoding phosphatidylinositol 4-phosphate 3-kinase C2 domain-containing subunit alpha: MAHISSGNGFKFDRPASPGVIRPRGIVGKEEALRMEADALAKLQREKKHTLPASAPNATTQTSPSRQEKDLIVFPESETLKKEEKDKFGDIDFEKLTKEELEKLLLDDSFGTNKIIRPSSLLGCNLSASYPGGHAFNPNSFHWTPNSALPTLTHQQTPIFPSAPFPKPPCSFQNGFSPAMPAFISLPAQPTRFLSFTPIQPPAALVYSQPAVTPEMAKLFDKIASTSEYLKNGRSSSMDVDSDTAKSLEPVPQPSETPIISQFEWLDLDPLSKRKVEVDEAPNASGGPYIEESITAKDPWDAVLQDEPEGVDSSSPPMEVKCTVHASCQPRRASTGAAITKSQSLHMSTTSTSHSPSIQGNKGSENVLSKYSVLKGKEAQNIEVIAFCEDISKLKSKFPHDNLSTNPGYVLSPVISQRDAGEDNGGSVKVSIEISDSQQPVTFTCDVSSPVDLLIMQALCWVHDDLNQVDISSYVLKVCGQEEVLQNKHSLGSHEYVQNCRKWETEIKLQLLFLSTMRRDLARTTDDDAAPIHLEKFLGLVERPFKESVTREGLTEYTEGYHKQVNICLQNESTRYKTVDHVVQCVKNLCCALDKIETPAITDAIKRLKRSVNLPRTRSPEAGATGSASSVSVNGYSRPVEESLAAVTDAIHDLAKLYLCSFCPTAPTCSMEERMEDERDSKEASGTTEHLQFTLFAVHGIPAAWVSSFEKYYLMCALTHNSRNLFKPVQSKKVGTYKSFFYHIKWDELINFPISVALLPLEAMLSLSLYGVLNQNANNSPDSNKQRKGPELLGKVSMPLFDFRRFLSRGTMLLSMWTSPQNLQPGAAGKGRNPTERIILQVDFPSPAVDVLYVGPQEKGCPDTQSLDPLDTGDRSEIEKLCARTSAFGLTRADRQLLWDQRYYCRDYEYSLPKILASAPRWDWGSMGEIHSLLHNWPPLSPVSALELLESKFADTEVRKVAVSWIESSSDDELADYLPQLVQAVKFECHLNNALVMFLLSRALGNINIAHYLYWLLRDAVQDPAFGQRYDRILGALLCLCGAGLRAELEKQTKLVQLLGALAEKVRQASSSARQVVLLEGLERVQSFFQKNNCRLPISPSLVAKELNVKACSFFNSNAVPLKIALVNADPLGDEINVMFKVGEDLRQDMLALQMIRIMDRIWLQEGLDLRIVNFKCISTGKDKGMVELVPSSETLRKIQVEYGVTGSFKDKPLAEWLRKYNPAEDEYEKASENFIYTCAGCCVATYILGICDRHNDNIMLRSTGHMFHIDFGKFLGHAQMIGSFKRDRAPFVLTSDMAYVINGGERPTSRFQLFVDLCSQAYNLIRKHSNLFLNLLSLMTQSGLPELTGEQDLKYVYDALQPQTTDAEATIFFTRLIESSLGSVATKFNFFIHNLAQLRFSGLPSNDEPILSFAPRTYTIKQDGRIQDASIYSYQKRYNPDKHYTYVVRLLREGQSEPQFVFRTFDEFQELHNKLTILFPLWKLPGFPSRMVLGRTHIKDVASKRKVELSSYVHSLMRSSAEVSQCDLIYTFFHPIARDDKPEGVEGLQKIPEMTPMSPGTGRVEGEVKLSVSYRNSTLFIMVMHIKDLISNDGADPNPYVKTYLLPDPHKTSKRKTKIARKTRNPTFNEMLVYSGYSKETLKQRELQLSVLSAESLRENCFWGGITLSIKDFDLSSETVKWYKLTTVPYF, translated from the exons ATGGCCCACATATCCAGTGGCAATGGCTTTAAGTTTGACAGGCCAGCCTCTCCGGGGGTGATCCGGCCCAGAGGGATCGTGGGAAAGGAGGAGGCTTTGCGCATGGAGGCTGATGCCTTAGCAAAACTTCAGCGTGAGAAAAAGCACACACTCCCAGCCTCGGCCCCCAATGCAACAACACAGACATCCCCTAGCCGGCAGGAGAAAGACCTCATTGTCTTTCCTGAATCGGAAACActgaagaaagaagaaaaagacaAGTTTGGAGACATCGATTTTGAGAAGCTGACCAAGGAGGAGCTGGAAAAGCTGCTTCTGGATGACTCTTTTGGCACAAACAAAATTATAAGACCTTCTTCTCTTCTAGGTTGCAATCTCAGCGCATCGTATCCTGGAGGTCATGCGTTCAACCCTAATTCGTTCCACTGGACGCCCAACTCTGCTTTACCGACCCTGACACACCAACAGACTCCCATCTTCCCCTCTGCTCCCTTCCCGAAGCCTCCGTGCTCCTTCCAGAATGGCTTTAGTCCAGCCATGCCTGCCTTTATTAGTCTGCCTGCCCAACCGACCCGCTTCCTCTCCTTTACACCCATCCAGCCACCTGCTGCTCTGGTCTACTCGCAGCCGGCCGTCACCCCAGAAATGGCCAAGCTGTTCGACAAGATTGCCAGCACTTCGGAATACTTGAAGAACGGCAGGTCCTCCAGCATGGATGTAGACTCGGACACTGCCAAGTCCCTGGAGCCTGTGCCCCAGCCCTCGGAAACTCCTATTATCAGCCAATTTGAGTGGCTGGACTTGGACCCGCTGAGCAAGCGCAAGGTGGAGGTGGATGAGGCACCCAATGCATCAGGTGGTCCTTACATTGAGGAGTCTATCACTGCGAAGGACCCATGGGATGCTGTTCTTCAAGATGAACCTGAGGGTGTGGATAGTAGCAGTCCTCCAATGGAGGTGAAGTGCACGGTTCATGCATCCTGTCAACCCAGAAGAGCATCAACAGGGGCGGCTATTACTAAAAGCCAGTCCCTTCACATGTCTACAACCTCAACATCTCACAGCCCAAGCATACAG GGTAATAAGGGAAGTGAAAATGTACTCTCAAAGTACTCCGTCTTAAAAGGAAAGGAAGCCCAGAACATAGAAGTCATAGCATTCTGTGAAGACATTTCAAA GCTCAAGTCAAAATTCCCTCATGACAACCTCTCTACCAACCCTGGCTATGTTCTCAGTCCTGTGATCAGTCAGAGAGATGCAGGAGAAGACAATGGAGGCAGTGTGAAGGTGTCCATTGAGATTTCAGATTCTCAACAGCCTGTAACTTTTACTTGCGATG TGAGTTCTCCAGTGGATCTGCTCATCATGCAGGCTCTGTGTTGGGTCCATGATGATCTGAATCAGGTGGACATCAGCAGCTATGTTCTCAAAGTCTGCGGACAGGAAGAGGTTCTACAGAA TAAACACAGTCTAGGAAGCCACGAGTATGTGCAGAACTGCAGAAAGTGGGAGACGGAGATTAAACTACAGCTCCTTTTCCTCAGCACAATGAGAAGAGATTTAGCACGAACG ACAGACGATGATGCCGCCCCTATTCACTTGGAGAAGTTCCTCGGCCTGGTGGAGAGGCCGTTCAAAGAGTCAGTCACGAG AGAGGGACTTACTGAGTACACAGAGGGCTATCATAAGCAAGTCAACATCTGCCTTCAGAATGAG AGCACGCGGTATAAAACAGTGGACCATGTGGTTCAGtgtgttaaaaatctgtgctgtgctttggataaaattgaGACACCGGCCATCACTGATGCCATCAAGAGGCTCAAACGCTCTGTCAACCTGCCTAGAACACGTTCTCCAGAG gctggTGCCACAGGCTCTGCTTCTTCAGTTTCAGTTAACG GCTACTCGAGGCCAGTGGAAGAGAGTTTAGCAGCGGTCACAGATGCTATACATGACCTCGCCAAGCTCTACCTGTGCTCTTTCTGCCCGACTGCCCCCACGTGCTCGATGGAAGAGCGTATGGAGGATGAGAGGGATAGCAAAGAGGCTTCGGGCACCACAGAGCACCTACAGTTCACCCTGTTTGCTGTACACGGCATTCCTGCAGCCTGGGTCAGCAG TTTTGAAAAATACTACCTGATGTGTGCCCTGACACACAACAGCAGGAACCTCTTCAAGCCTGTCCAGTCTAAAAAAGTGGGAACATACAAGAGTTTCTTCTACCACATCAAATGGGATGAACT GATCAACTTCCCTATTTCGGTGGCGCTGTTACCACTGGAAGCCATGTTGAGTCTTTCTCTCTATGGGGTTCTCAATCAGAACGCTAACAACTCACCGGATTCCAACAAGCAACGAAAAGGTCCAGAGCTGTTGGGAAAAGTGTCCATGCCCCTGTTTGATTTCAGGCG GTTTCTTTCAAGAGGCACCATGCTGTTGAGCATGTGGACGTCGCCTCAAAACCTTCAGCCAGGAGCTGCAGGCAAGGGGAGGAATCCAACAGAAAGGATCATCTTGCAG GTTGACTTTCCCAGTCCAGCAGTGGACGTGCTGTATGTTGGTCCACAGGAGAAAGGCTGCCCAGACACTCAGTCTCTAGACCCACTGGATACAGGAGATCGGAGTGAGATAGAGAAGCTGTGTGCACGAACATCTGCTTTTGG GCTGACACGAGCAGACAGGCAGCTGCTGTGGGACCAGAGGTATTACTGCCGGGACTATGAATACAGCCTGCCCAAAATCTTGGCAAGTGCACCCAGGTGGGACTGGGGCAGTATGGGAGAGATCCACTCGCTTCTGCACAACTGGCCTCCTCTGTCTCCTGTTTCAGCCCTGGAGCTTCTCGAATCAAA GTTTGCTGACACAGAGGTGAGGAAAGTCGCTGTGAGCTGGATTGAGAGCAGCAGTGATGATGAGTTGGCTGATTATCTGCCTCAGCTGgtgcag GCGGTGAAGTTTGAGTGTCACCTCAACAATGCCTTGGTTATGTTTCTGTTATCACGGGCTCTGGGAAATATCAACATTGCGCATTATCTTTACTG GCTGCTGAGGGATGCCGTGCAGGACCCAGCGTTCGGTCAGCGTTACGACCGCATCCTGGGCGCGCTGCTGTGTCTCTGTGGTGCTGGATTGAGAGCTGAACTTGAAAAGCAGACCAAGCTTGTGCAGCTTCTGGGTGCCCTGGCTGAAAAAGTGAGACAGGCGAGCAGCTCCGCTCGACAG GTGGTGCTGCTGGAGGGTTTGGAGAGGGTACAGTCATTCTTTCAGAAGAACAACTGTCGACTTCCTATAAGCCCCAGCCTAGTGGCAAAAGAACTCAATGTAAAG GCCTGTTCCTTCTTCAATTCCAACGCTGTACCTCTGAAGATTGCACTGGTAAATGCAGACCCGCTGGGAGATGAGATTAACGTCATGTTTAAG GTTGGAGAGGATTTGAGGCAGGACATGCTGGCCCTTCAGATGATCCGGATCATGGATCGGATCTGGCTGCAGGAGGGTTTGGACCTGCGCATCGTGAACTTCAAATGCATCTCAACCGGTAAAGATAAAG GCATGGTGGAACTAGTGCCGTCTTCAGAAACGCTGAGGAAGATTCAGGTAGAGTACGGAGTGACCGGTTCATTCAAGGACAAACCTCTGGCCGAGTGGCTTCGCAAGTACAACCCTGCTGAGGACGAGTATGAGAAG GCCTCTGAGAATTTCATCTACACCTGCGCAGGATGCTGTGTAGCCACCTATATCCTCGGCATCTGTGACCGCCACAACGACAACATCATGTTACGCTCCACAGGTCACATGTTCCACATAGACTTTGGCAAGTTCCTGGGTCATGCACAAATGATCGGGAGTTTTAAAAG GGACCGTGCACCTTTTGTCTTAACTTCTGACATGGCTTACGTCATCAATGGAGGCGAGAGACCCACGAGTCGCTTCCAACTTTTTGTTGACCTTTGCTCACAAGCCTACAACTTGATACGCAAACACTCCAACCTCTTCCTCAACCTGCTGTCTCTG ATGACACAGTCAGGTTTACCCGAGTTGACCGGAGAACAAGAtcttaaatatgtttatgaTGCTCTTCAACCTCAAACTACAGATGCAGAAGCAACCATTTTCTTCACCAG GTTGATTGAATCCAGCCTGGGTAGTGTGGCAACAAAGTTCAATTTCTTCATCCATAATTTGGCCCAGTTGCGTTTCTCTGGTCTTCCCTCCAATGACGAGCCCATCCTGTCCTTCGCACCTCGGACATACACCATAAAGCAGGACGGCCGAATACAGGATGCCTCCATATATTCATATCAAAAGAGATACAACCCTGACAAGCACTAT acgTATGTAGTGCGGCTGCTCAGGGAAGGTCAGAGCGAGCCGCAGTTTGTCTTCCGCACATTTGATGAGTTCCAGGAACTGCACAACAAGTTGACCATTCTCTTTCCTCTATGGAAGCTACCAGG GTTCCCCAGTAGAATGGTGCTGGGCCGCACACACATTAAGGATGTAGCGTCCAAGAGGAAGGTGGAATTGAGCAGCTATGTGCACAGTTTGATGAGGAGTTCGGCAGAAGTCAGCCAG TGTGATCTTATCTACACCTTCTTCCACCCTATTGCAAGAGATGACAAGCCAGAGGGGGTTGAAGGACTCCAAAAAATTCCAG AGATGACTCCTATGAGTCCCGGCACCGGCCGGGTGGAGGGTGAGGTGAAGCTGTCAGTGTCCTACAGAAACAGCACACTCTTTATCATGGTCATGCACATTAAAGATCTG ATATCAAATGACGGAGCAGATCCAAACCCTTATGTGAAAACATACCTCTTACCAGACCCTCACAAAACCTCCAAACGCAAGACGAAGATTGCGAGGAAGACTAGAAACCCCACGTTTAATGAAATG CTGGTGTACAGTGGCTACAGTAAGGAAACCTTAAAACAAAGGGAGCTTCAACTGAGCGTGCTCAGTGCCGAGTCTCTGCGAGAGAACTGCTTTTGGGGTGGCATCACCCTCAGCATCAAGGACTTTGACCTGAGCAGTGAGACTGTCAAGTGGTACAAGCTCACCACGGTGCCCTACTTCTAG
- the ppp1r15b gene encoding protein phosphatase 1 regulatory subunit 15B has translation MERSVCERTALQRFGDSGMMLLPWTKHILCVLWEHLRLLVQVICCTFTTVFQMFRFEVHLRITDETGQHIQHMTSGSGDPSDNFLLSSLFENNKNMVVGASKFARDPFDVSSHSRAVLSSLVNDEPFCSLVDDFVSHATECLTDSEDLYIGDRSVWKHGYDWSVLGSSERKCGEGSCPISFTACVSGFSSKEIVKHEKVSADPDSCASSAEAAQGPGQPQSLLGQFSDSEFSWGSTDSSCLEGEREENDKLWDLLTSSTDPYHPMHFTACVSSVVTEKSKTEATPKPSQVVTESPTPSQSTVSTSSDSSKPGSEDEEEALWRSLSQNDDPYHPLNFRAALQSSPASSKHSSDSPSHKTRNKTVKHLKSSKPPLRPRKVARHCCHKLSETCVVPWRRHVGQTAGHGSQKKMTTLKKVKFSPIVQVHKMQAWTFALQASRKGQWEEFARDRDRFQKRIKETEKAIGYCFSMSHREKRWAYKDSIQIK, from the exons ATGGAGAGGAGCGTATGTGAGCGGACCGCGCTGCAGCGGTTCGGGGACAGCGGGATGATGCTGCTGCCCTGGACCAAACACATACTGTGTGTGCTGTGGGAACATCTGCGACTGCTGGTCCAGGTCATCTGCTGTACTTTCACGACGg TTTTCCAGATGTTCAGGTTTGAAGTCCATCTGAGAATTACAGATGAGACGGGTCAACACATTCAGCACATGACCAGTGGGTCTGGAGACCCCTCTGACAATTTCCTGCTCTCTTCTTTgtttgaaaacaacaaaaacatggttgTTGGAGCTTCAAAATTTGCCAGGGACCCCTTTGACGTGAGCTCGCACTCCAGAGCCGTTCTGTCAAGTCTGGTCAACGATGAACCCTTCTGCTCTCTGGTGGACGACTTTGTGTCCCATGCAACAGAGTGTCTCACGGACAGCGAGGATCTGTATATCGGAGATCGCTCCGTATGGAAACACGGATACGACTGGAGTGTACTGGGAAGTTCGGAGAGGAAATGTGGAGAGGGTTCATGTCCCATTAGTTTTACAGCATGCGTGTCAGGATTTTCTTCGAAAGAGATTGTAAAGCACGAAAAGGTCTCTGCGGATCCCGACTCGTGTGCTTCATCTGCCGAGGCTGCTCAAGGTCCGGGTCAACCTCAGTCACTGCTAGGTCAATTCTCAGACAGCGAGTTCAGTTGGGGCAGCACAGACAGCTCCTGTTTagagggagaaagagaagaaaacgACAAACTCTGGGATCTTCTGACCAGCTCTACGGATCCATATCACCCGATGCACTTTACTGCATGCGTGTCCAGTGTGGTCActgaaaaaagcaaaacagaaGCGACTCCGAAGCCATCTCAAGTAGTAACTGAAAGTCCTACTCCGTCACAGTCCACCGTGTCCACAAGCTCTGATTCTTCCAAACCTGGTTCAGAAGATGAAGAAGAGGCCTTGTGGAGATCCCTCTCCCAGAACGATGACCCGTATCATCCGTTGAATTTCAGAGCCGCTTTACAGAGCTCGCCAGCAAGTTCGAAGCACAGTTCCGATTCACCCAGTCACAAAACACGAAATAAGACAGTTAAACACTTAAAATCCTCAAAGCCACCTTTACGACCAAGGAAAGTGGCACGCCATTGCTGCCACAAATTGTCCGAGACATGTGTGGTGCCATGGAGAAGACATGTTGGTCAGACAGCTGGTCATGGCAGTCAGAAGAAAATGACCACTTTGAAAAAG GTGAAATTTTCTCCCATTGTGCAAGTTCACAAGATGCAAGCTTGGACCTTTGCTCTTCAGGCATCACGTAAGGGACAGTGGGAGGAGTTTGCCCGGGACAGAGACCGCTTCCAAAAGAGAATCAAAGAGACTGAGAAGGCCATTGGCTACTGTTTTAGCATGTCACACAGAGAGAAGCGCTGGGCCTATAAGGACAGTATACAGATAAAGTAA